A genomic region of Sander lucioperca isolate FBNREF2018 chromosome 6, SLUC_FBN_1.2, whole genome shotgun sequence contains the following coding sequences:
- the fam83d gene encoding protein FAM83D, whose amino-acid sequence MALSQCLDDSPLRLVPKHTGVEDLNLQEVYNERHRLALEELLSGGLNNFLDFLRKERIPNFLSDDEMQRIRNAAVPPCGVSFHGEDQALEQSLSSSLDCSSVTYFPEVSDVEPPLLEIGWPAFTAGSYRGVTRAVAHFQPSFGECIYSCKEAARRMIKSAREVIAIVTDSLTDLDIFKDLQEACSHRKVPVYILLDQSCAPAFLKMCRNVGVCLDDLRQMRVRTITGTTYYMRSGARITGEVHERFMLIDGNKVATGSYRYNWTDGKLNSSNLIELSGQITEKFDEEFRILYAQSLPINTRGPPSVRNSSIYEHLLIKHSITSSPQLARERPVCLTSTPSRNPLSLAVQPLCEQSTPDRRKTNPVSDDSTIGEEWTEQQHMQEAILAGSTTQRFPADQLAEEEPETPSPVSCHASTQTSKSVMDSDTQTDLQLTEHPNLITPTSTGPNQATSPSFPSPRQSSPTQAAPDGTLKDCFHKLTKERQHHYSTIRSKLEHMVTTLSQRRELADVTNMTQGPGAHSRQRVHKDCKQEPNPRLLVESAGMGTWPRARCVH is encoded by the exons ATGGCTCTGTCACAGTGCCTGGACGACTCACCTCTGAGGTTGGTTCCGAAACATACCGGGGTCGAGGACCTGAACCTGCAGGAGGTGTACAACGAGAGACACCGACTAGCACTGGAGGAGCTGCTGTCGGGAGGGCTCAACAACTTTTTGGACTTCCTCAGGAAAGAGAGGATCCCCAACTTTCTGTCGGACGATGAGATGCAGCGGATCAGGAACGCCGCCGTGCCCCCGTGCGGTGTCTCCTTCCACGGGGAGGACCAGGCACTGGAGCAGTCGCTCAGCAGCTCCCTGGACTGCTCCTCCGTCACCTATTTTCCCGAGGTGTCGGACGTGGAGCCACCGCTGCTGGAGATCGGCTGGCCCGCCTTCACCGCCGGCTCCTACCGGGGAGTCACACGGGCCGTGGCGCACTTCCAGCCCAGCTTCGGCGAGTGCATATATAGCTGCAAGGAGGCTGCGAGGCGTATGATTAAAAGTGCCAGAGAG GTGATTGCCATAGTTACAGACTCCCTGACCGACCTGGATATCTTTAAGGATCTTCAGGAGGCATGCTCCCACCGCAAAGTCCCTGTCTACATCCTGCTGGACCAATCATGTGCTCCTGCTTTCCTCAAGATGTGCAGAAATGTCGGTGTTTGCCTGGATGACCTTCGG CAAATGAGAGTGCGAACTATAACTGGTACAACTTATTACATGAGATCAGGTGCGAGGATTACTGGGGAAGTTCATGAGAGGTTCATGCTGATTGATGGAAACAAAGTGGCTACAGGTTCTTACAG GTACAACTGGACTGATGGCAAACTAAACAGCAGCAACCTAATCGAGCTTTCTGGTCAGATAACAGAGAAATTTGACGAGGAGTTCCGCATCCTCTACGCCCAGTCTTTACCTATAAACACTCGAGGACCTCCAAGTGTCCGAAACAGCAGCATCTACGAGCATCTCCTCATCAAACACTCAATCACCTCCTCCCCTCAGCTGGCCAGAGAGAGGCCAGTGTGTCTGACCAGCACACCCAGCCGCAACCCCTTAAGCTTAGCTGTCCAGCCGCTGTGCGAACAATCGACTCCAGATCGTCGTAAAACCAACCCAGTGTCCGACGACTCCACCATAGGTGAGGAGTGGACTGAGCAGCAGCACATGCAGGAGGCGATCCTGGCTGGTAGCACCACTCAGCGCTTCCCTGCAGATCAGCTAGCAGAGGAAGAGCCAGAGACCCCCAGCCCCGTCTCTTGCCACGCCTCCACTCAGACCAGCAAGTCAGTAATGGACAGTGACACCCAGACTGACCTCCAGCTCACAGAACACCCCAACCTTATCACACCAACGAGCACAGGGCCAAACCAGGCCACCTCTCCCTCCTTTCCGTCTCCCAGGCAGAGCTCGCCCACCCAGGCAGCTCCAGACGGCACCTTAAAGGACTGCTTCCACAAGCTGACCAAAGAGCGCCAGCACCACTACTCCACCATTCGCTCCAAGCTGGAGCACATGGTGACCACCCTGTCCCAGAGGCGAGAGCTAGCAGACGTCACCAACATGACTCAGGGGCCTGGCGCTCACAGCAGGCAGAGGGTACACAAAGACTGTAAGCAGGAACCAAACCCCAGACTGCTTGTTGAAAGTGCGGGCATGGGCACATGGCCAAGAGCCAGATGTGTACACTAG